One Thermofilum pendens Hrk 5 DNA segment encodes these proteins:
- a CDS encoding HAD family hydrolase, protein MKVRVVSLDLDGTVVSREYVDYFWLELVPRLYARRHGLNLEEAKRLVYSAYDEVGPGDMRWYQPSYWFKRFGIEEWLGDALREAGRLVRVYEDARRFLESLPGSLIAVLSTSASREFVELVMEREPFLRGVFRRVFSSSSDYSLPGKPPEFFRIILRELGARPEEVVHVGDDPVHDYENPRKAGLRAYLLSRSGGDGIRGLDELLAVLEA, encoded by the coding sequence TTGAAGGTCAGAGTCGTGTCTCTAGACCTCGACGGAACCGTGGTTAGCAGGGAGTACGTCGACTACTTCTGGCTGGAGCTCGTGCCTAGGCTTTACGCGCGGAGGCACGGGTTGAACCTCGAGGAGGCGAAGAGGCTGGTGTACTCTGCGTACGACGAGGTGGGCCCGGGGGACATGAGGTGGTACCAGCCGTCCTACTGGTTCAAGAGGTTCGGGATAGAGGAGTGGCTCGGCGACGCCCTGAGGGAGGCTGGAAGGCTCGTGAGGGTCTACGAGGACGCTAGGAGGTTCCTCGAAAGCCTACCAGGCTCGCTCATAGCGGTGCTGAGCACGAGCGCCTCCAGGGAGTTCGTAGAGCTGGTCATGGAGAGGGAGCCCTTCCTGAGGGGGGTTTTCCGCAGGGTGTTCTCGTCTTCCTCCGACTACTCCCTGCCCGGGAAGCCCCCCGAGTTCTTCAGGATAATACTGAGGGAGCTGGGCGCCCGCCCCGAAGAGGTGGTACACGTGGGCGACGACCCGGTGCACGACTACGAGAACCCGCGGAAAGCCGGGCTGAGGGCCTACCTGCTCTCCAGGAGTGGCGGCGACGGGATAAGGGGGCTAGACGAGCTACTCGCGGTACTCGAAGCGTAG
- a CDS encoding TrmB family transcriptional regulator, producing the protein MEGAELSLKDLYRLAESLGLREYEARAYIALVLYGSMTATELAKRSELPQPRVYDVVKALEEKGLVAISEGKPRKFSALDPRVALKRYVERRHAEETSTLNSILRLLESASLRREEPGVWTAVGQNAGESLFLSALESARHELLVAGYSKFLRGFLDRLARTDLATCLVLYDGEDIGSFVNVFDEVRLRPTRAPQMAIPDFSQVVIVSGWESGQVTAYKVTDDNLMRIFAVYYLDYLRGSGKVVAAKFGQLERRTYHHMTRALEHINALLGAGRKPVLTVRGRWVATGEEATVRGVPVRLFENSFRSVGTILLKLEDGREVSVGGVGAYLEDVEAYEITVEARE; encoded by the coding sequence ATGGAGGGAGCGGAGCTTAGCCTTAAGGATCTCTACAGGCTTGCCGAGAGCCTTGGCCTGAGAGAGTATGAGGCTAGAGCTTACATAGCCCTGGTTCTCTACGGTTCAATGACGGCTACAGAGCTCGCTAAGAGGAGCGAGCTACCCCAGCCGAGGGTCTACGACGTAGTGAAGGCGCTGGAGGAGAAGGGCCTAGTAGCGATATCCGAGGGAAAGCCCAGGAAGTTCTCCGCGCTAGACCCCAGGGTGGCCTTGAAGAGGTACGTGGAGAGGAGGCACGCCGAGGAAACGAGTACGCTCAACTCCATACTTAGGCTCCTGGAGTCGGCTAGCTTGAGGCGCGAGGAGCCGGGCGTGTGGACAGCTGTAGGGCAGAACGCCGGGGAAAGCCTCTTCCTCTCGGCTTTGGAATCGGCCCGGCACGAGCTCCTCGTGGCGGGCTACTCGAAGTTCCTCAGAGGGTTCCTGGACAGGCTTGCGAGGACTGATCTCGCGACGTGCCTAGTGCTCTACGACGGGGAGGACATAGGAAGCTTCGTAAACGTGTTCGACGAGGTCAGGCTGAGGCCTACGAGGGCCCCCCAGATGGCGATACCGGATTTCTCCCAGGTAGTCATAGTCTCCGGCTGGGAGTCGGGGCAGGTAACAGCCTACAAGGTTACCGATGATAACTTGATGAGGATTTTCGCCGTTTACTACCTCGACTACCTGCGCGGTAGCGGCAAGGTAGTTGCAGCCAAGTTCGGTCAGCTCGAGCGGAGGACGTACCACCACATGACAAGGGCACTCGAGCACATCAACGCGCTTCTAGGCGCCGGGCGGAAGCCCGTGCTTACCGTTCGGGGCAGGTGGGTCGCCACGGGGGAGGAGGCTACTGTAAGGGGGGTTCCCGTAAGGCTCTTCGAGAACTCGTTCAGAAGCGTTGGTACAATCCTCTTGAAGCTAGAGGACGGAAGAGAGGTCAGCGTGGGCGGAGTAGGAGCTTACCTGGAGGACGTGGAAGCCTACGAAATAACCGTTGAGGCGCGGGAGTAG
- a CDS encoding glycoside hydrolase family 65 protein, with protein sequence MKKYAFSDRERPIRKIATLTTLSNGFLSVRGDPETAPSEYGTLVAGVYSYTPIFYRELVNLPRITPVYVELDGVPMLPVQGSNEFLLDAEGGTLSYKAILGSSLGELEYESLRLTHKKFKGIFALRYRLASRNAEGRLCIKHPIELDTLNVSSPPEVKVKLYKVEEVSAEGSSPSLSVRTADNAYRVLYALIVRGSPAEPKSYYTGKEVGSCYCVDVKPGSVVEGEKVVIVALSKEELEKFRGIATSESFGGLVSSHVGFWRGLWGRVGFRLYGDSALEDALVFNAFHLLQLYNEGGGEFMLPARGLHGYGYRGHVFWDSDTYSLPFYLLLEPEAARKILEYRCRCLGAAREYASSTGFRGARYPWEGVDDCREATPVEVPLDLEGSRKAFIETGRLEQHITADVAYAVDMYYEYTGDEEFMERCGLRIIFETARFWASRVELGGDGYYHIRGVIGPDEYHVGVDDSFYTNVMARYNLVLGAKYYALSQSKPGWLRVAVEEGVSREEAEGWLEVAGRVRVPCEPGGLCEEFEGYFKLKDLEVSNCFGDSCAKGLDVGSTRLVKQADVVAGLFLLRRFFDRRVLEGNYEYYLRRTTHASSLSLPMYAAMAAYLGRVEEALALLRKAASTDLEDTYGNLEDGFHVAAAAGSWMALLLGFLGLEPRGGKLVAEPRLPEGLGVELNVWFRGKLHRVEARGSEYRITEL encoded by the coding sequence TTGAAGAAGTACGCGTTTAGCGATAGGGAGAGGCCTATCAGGAAGATAGCCACGCTTACAACTCTCTCCAACGGTTTTCTCAGCGTCCGCGGGGACCCGGAGACTGCGCCCTCGGAGTACGGCACGCTCGTTGCGGGAGTCTACAGCTATACGCCCATATTCTACAGGGAGCTGGTCAACCTCCCGAGGATAACCCCCGTATACGTGGAGCTAGACGGCGTGCCCATGCTACCCGTCCAGGGTAGCAACGAGTTCCTCCTGGACGCGGAGGGAGGAACTCTGAGCTACAAGGCTATCCTTGGGTCGAGCCTAGGCGAGCTGGAATACGAGAGCCTGAGGCTTACACACAAGAAGTTCAAAGGTATATTCGCGCTACGGTACCGCCTAGCCTCCCGCAACGCCGAGGGGCGCCTCTGCATCAAACACCCCATAGAGCTCGATACCCTCAACGTATCGTCTCCCCCGGAGGTCAAGGTGAAGCTTTACAAAGTCGAGGAAGTATCCGCCGAGGGCTCTTCCCCCTCGCTCTCCGTGAGAACAGCCGACAATGCCTACAGGGTGCTCTACGCCCTGATAGTGAGAGGTAGCCCCGCAGAGCCTAAGAGCTACTACACGGGGAAGGAGGTCGGCTCCTGCTACTGTGTAGACGTGAAGCCGGGCTCCGTGGTCGAAGGGGAAAAGGTTGTGATCGTCGCTCTCAGCAAGGAAGAGCTCGAAAAGTTCAGGGGGATCGCTACCTCGGAGAGCTTCGGTGGGCTTGTTTCTTCTCATGTTGGTTTTTGGAGGGGTTTGTGGGGTAGGGTTGGTTTTAGGCTTTACGGTGATTCTGCACTGGAGGATGCACTTGTCTTTAACGCTTTCCACTTGCTACAATTGTACAATGAGGGTGGAGGGGAGTTTATGCTTCCAGCTAGGGGTTTACACGGCTACGGGTATAGAGGGCATGTTTTCTGGGACTCCGACACCTACTCCCTACCATTCTACCTGCTACTAGAGCCCGAGGCCGCTAGGAAGATACTGGAGTACAGGTGTAGGTGTCTGGGCGCGGCTAGGGAGTACGCTTCCAGTACAGGCTTTAGGGGTGCTAGGTACCCCTGGGAGGGTGTTGATGACTGTAGGGAGGCTACACCCGTAGAGGTTCCTTTAGACCTCGAGGGCTCCAGGAAGGCCTTCATAGAGACTGGTAGGCTTGAACAACACATAACTGCTGACGTAGCATACGCTGTAGACATGTACTACGAGTATACGGGTGACGAGGAGTTCATGGAGAGGTGTGGTTTAAGGATTATATTCGAGACTGCTAGGTTCTGGGCTTCGAGAGTCGAGCTTGGTGGTGACGGCTACTACCACATCCGGGGCGTTATAGGCCCCGACGAGTACCACGTAGGCGTAGACGATAGTTTCTACACGAACGTAATGGCTAGGTACAACCTCGTCCTCGGCGCTAAGTACTACGCTTTATCCCAGTCTAAGCCTGGCTGGCTGAGGGTTGCCGTAGAGGAGGGTGTGAGTAGAGAGGAGGCTGAGGGGTGGCTCGAGGTTGCCGGGAGGGTTAGGGTTCCCTGCGAGCCGGGTGGTTTATGCGAAGAGTTTGAGGGCTACTTCAAGCTTAAAGACTTAGAGGTTTCCAACTGCTTCGGGGATTCCTGTGCTAAAGGCTTAGATGTGGGTTCTACTCGCCTAGTTAAGCAGGCGGATGTTGTTGCTGGCTTGTTTTTGTTGAGGAGGTTTTTCGATAGGAGGGTTTTAGAGGGGAACTACGAGTACTACTTGCGTAGAACTACTCACGCATCCTCGCTATCCCTACCTATGTACGCGGCTATGGCTGCGTACCTGGGTAGAGTGGAGGAAGCTTTAGCGTTGTTGAGGAAAGCTGCCTCCACAGACCTAGAGGATACTTACGGAAACCTTGAAGACGGCTTCCACGTAGCAGCAGCTGCAGGATCATGGATGGCACTACTACTAGGCTTCCTCGGGCTAGAGCCCCGCGGCGGAAAACTGGTCGCGGAGCCACGCCTCCCGGAGGGGCTCGGCGTCGAGCTAAACGTTTGGTTTAGGGGTAAGCTACACAGAGTAGAGGCTAGGGGCTCCGAGTACAGGATAACTGAGCTCTAA
- a CDS encoding carbohydrate ABC transporter permease: MFFLSKRLKPEHVAFILLTIYPLTLNFVFGYFSMIFAFALSFFDWDILSPMKFVGLENYAKLAGELVQGFSIMLTDPRLVYLKTPFFNGLRNVLLYTLLVVPTQTLLALVLAVLANQKVRGSHFFRVAYFLPATTCPVIVSLIFIWLFMRDGFVNYFVSAVTGGFRPDWLNDPLFLLPAIAIVAIWGTSAHFSATFLAGLQALPKEVYEAARIDGANALKRFIYITIPLMKPLIVYAVVLGSIGALQMFDLAWVMAGQSGGPGGAGYTVALDIYNTAFLQLRYGYAAAKAVLLFLIVFSLNYYIQEKMKYFRVA; the protein is encoded by the coding sequence ATGTTTTTTCTATCGAAGAGGTTAAAGCCGGAGCACGTGGCGTTCATACTGCTCACGATCTACCCCTTAACTCTCAACTTCGTGTTCGGGTACTTCTCGATGATCTTCGCCTTCGCGCTGAGCTTCTTCGACTGGGACATACTCTCGCCCATGAAGTTCGTCGGGCTTGAAAACTACGCGAAGCTCGCCGGCGAGCTCGTCCAGGGCTTCTCGATCATGCTGACCGACCCCCGCCTCGTCTACCTTAAAACCCCGTTCTTCAACGGTCTGCGCAACGTGCTTCTCTACACCCTCCTTGTCGTCCCAACGCAGACGCTACTGGCGCTGGTGCTGGCAGTCCTCGCCAACCAGAAGGTGAGGGGCTCGCACTTCTTCAGGGTGGCTTACTTCCTGCCGGCGACGACGTGCCCTGTCATAGTATCGTTGATATTCATCTGGCTCTTCATGAGGGACGGCTTCGTGAACTACTTCGTAAGCGCTGTAACCGGGGGCTTCAGGCCCGACTGGCTGAACGACCCGCTGTTCCTCCTACCGGCTATAGCCATCGTTGCCATATGGGGTACTAGCGCACACTTCTCGGCGACCTTCCTAGCCGGGCTACAGGCGCTCCCGAAGGAGGTCTACGAGGCGGCCAGGATAGACGGGGCAAACGCGCTGAAACGGTTCATCTACATTACTATACCGCTCATGAAGCCTCTCATAGTCTACGCTGTGGTGCTGGGAAGCATCGGGGCCCTCCAGATGTTCGACTTGGCGTGGGTCATGGCGGGGCAGAGCGGTGGACCCGGGGGCGCCGGGTACACGGTCGCCCTGGATATCTACAACACAGCCTTCCTGCAGCTAAGGTACGGGTACGCCGCCGCTAAAGCCGTGCTCCTCTTCCTGATAGTATTCTCCCTCAACTACTACATCCAGGAGAAGATGAAGTACTTCAGGGTGGCGTGA
- a CDS encoding KaiC domain-containing protein, translating into MEARRLSTGVAGLDKLLAGGVPEGFFVALVGMPGTGKTIACLHFVWAGLKAGESAIYVTTEESRESIVRQAAQFGMDFEGAQKSGRLIIIDALMREKEDEWMMRELAVEEMLSRVIEAKKRLGRSARRLVIDSMSAFWLRAPVKAREDSYTVKRILNKWGFTIYATSQYAITTGSAFGWGIEHVADGIIHFKRRVVDGVLTRYIIVEKMRQTPHDLRAWEIQIRDKEGLTLVRPLARRLEDESLPEKVARRIKERAEEDEFARED; encoded by the coding sequence GTGGAGGCTAGGCGTCTTTCGACGGGCGTGGCTGGGCTCGACAAGCTACTCGCGGGCGGAGTGCCGGAGGGCTTTTTCGTGGCTCTCGTCGGGATGCCCGGCACGGGGAAGACCATAGCGTGCCTCCACTTCGTGTGGGCGGGCCTGAAGGCTGGGGAAAGCGCGATCTACGTTACGACCGAGGAGAGCAGGGAGAGCATAGTAAGGCAGGCCGCCCAGTTCGGGATGGACTTCGAGGGGGCCCAGAAGTCCGGGAGGCTAATCATCATCGACGCTTTGATGAGGGAGAAGGAGGACGAGTGGATGATGAGGGAGCTGGCAGTGGAGGAGATGCTCAGCAGGGTCATAGAGGCCAAGAAGAGGCTCGGGCGGTCCGCGAGGAGGCTCGTCATAGACTCTATGAGCGCTTTCTGGTTGAGGGCTCCCGTCAAGGCCCGGGAGGATAGCTACACAGTGAAGCGTATCCTGAACAAGTGGGGCTTCACGATCTACGCTACGAGCCAGTACGCTATCACGACTGGAAGCGCGTTCGGGTGGGGTATAGAGCACGTCGCCGACGGCATCATCCACTTCAAGCGGAGAGTAGTGGACGGAGTCCTCACGAGGTACATCATAGTCGAGAAGATGAGGCAGACCCCGCACGACCTGCGGGCCTGGGAGATACAGATACGCGACAAGGAGGGCTTAACCCTTGTAAGGCCGCTCGCCAGGAGGCTTGAAGACGAGTCCCTCCCCGAGAAGGTTGCCAGGAGGATCAAGGAGCGCGCCGAGGAGGACGAGTTCGCGCGCGAGGACTAG
- a CDS encoding HAD family hydrolase, giving the protein MRVKASFVWDFDGVIVETPHEEAWAAACREWGLEGFDHEFYEEYVSGRPRLEGARNVLSMLGGLSPSQPDFEKRVAEFAERKTEIYLRLVGEGRYRVRRDVVNFISYARREGIPQVLASASRNVLVVLRKEPSLLGLFDADVSGSGRSKDEVLSSALRVVRERWPAVACNVLFEDSPAGVEAGRLLGFKVVGCFNPRLAGSGANYTVESFEGLNPLDVLRKVGCEA; this is encoded by the coding sequence GTGCGTGTCAAGGCATCCTTCGTCTGGGACTTCGACGGAGTAATCGTCGAGACGCCGCACGAAGAAGCCTGGGCGGCGGCGTGCCGTGAGTGGGGGTTAGAGGGCTTCGACCACGAGTTCTACGAGGAGTACGTGTCCGGGCGTCCAAGGCTGGAGGGGGCTAGGAATGTGCTTTCCATGCTGGGTGGGCTGAGCCCCTCGCAACCTGACTTCGAGAAGCGAGTAGCCGAGTTCGCCGAGAGGAAGACCGAGATATACCTCCGGCTAGTCGGCGAAGGGAGGTACAGGGTGCGCCGCGACGTTGTCAACTTCATTAGCTATGCGCGCAGAGAAGGAATACCCCAGGTGCTCGCCTCCGCGTCCCGCAACGTCCTCGTCGTCTTGAGGAAGGAGCCATCCCTCTTGGGGCTTTTCGACGCAGACGTCAGTGGGAGCGGTAGATCCAAGGACGAAGTCCTCTCCTCCGCGCTGAGAGTAGTCAGGGAGCGGTGGCCCGCCGTAGCTTGTAACGTTCTCTTCGAAGATTCGCCGGCTGGAGTCGAGGCCGGGAGGCTCCTGGGCTTCAAGGTCGTGGGCTGCTTCAACCCTAGGCTCGCGGGTAGCGGGGCCAACTACACCGTTGAGAGCTTCGAAGGGCTCAACCCCCTAGACGTTTTGAGAAAGGTGGGGTGTGAGGCTTGA
- a CDS encoding ABC transporter ATP-binding protein: MSVELRNVTKRFGEVAAVYNVNLRVESGEFFVLLGPSGSGKSTLLRIIAGLEEPDEGEVIIGGRVVNDVDPSERDIAFVFQNYALYPHMTVYDNIAFPLRMRKVPKDQIHARVLEVASMLGLTNHLSKYPYQLSGGEQQRVALARAIVRKPRVFLLDEPLSNLDAKLRVKLRFELRKLLHDELKTTTIYVTHDQVEAMTMADRVGVINRGQLVQVGTPDELFEKPSNTFVAGFIGTPPMNFLPARVAEKTLRLGNLAIRSEELEGLAEGEVILGIRPQHLEVGEEGLPVRVVGVERLGTGSILHGVFEGFEVTAYSEKREHAQPELNAEVRLKPVGPLYLFDSRSEELLRVVRSYRVE; the protein is encoded by the coding sequence GTGAGCGTGGAGCTTAGAAACGTAACGAAGAGGTTCGGGGAAGTAGCCGCGGTGTACAACGTCAACCTGCGCGTAGAGAGCGGAGAGTTCTTCGTGCTACTCGGCCCCTCGGGGTCGGGTAAGTCTACGCTCCTACGCATAATAGCGGGCCTCGAAGAGCCCGACGAGGGAGAGGTTATCATCGGGGGCAGAGTCGTGAACGACGTAGACCCGAGCGAGAGGGACATAGCTTTCGTGTTCCAGAACTACGCCCTCTACCCGCACATGACGGTCTACGACAACATAGCGTTCCCGCTCAGGATGAGGAAGGTCCCGAAGGACCAGATCCACGCGCGCGTGCTCGAAGTCGCCTCCATGCTAGGGCTTACGAACCACCTCTCCAAGTACCCCTACCAGCTCTCGGGCGGCGAGCAACAGAGAGTAGCCCTGGCGAGGGCTATCGTGAGGAAGCCCCGGGTATTCCTCCTCGACGAGCCTCTCAGCAACCTGGACGCCAAGCTCCGCGTAAAGCTAAGGTTCGAGTTGAGGAAGCTCCTCCACGACGAGCTGAAAACAACCACGATCTACGTCACCCACGACCAGGTCGAAGCAATGACGATGGCGGATCGCGTAGGCGTTATCAACAGAGGGCAACTGGTACAGGTAGGCACCCCCGACGAGCTCTTCGAGAAGCCATCAAACACCTTCGTCGCGGGATTCATAGGAACACCGCCCATGAACTTCCTGCCAGCCAGGGTCGCTGAGAAGACGCTACGCCTCGGCAACCTCGCTATCCGCTCCGAGGAGCTAGAGGGGCTAGCCGAGGGCGAGGTAATCCTCGGCATACGCCCCCAGCACCTCGAGGTAGGCGAGGAGGGGCTCCCAGTGCGGGTCGTGGGCGTCGAGAGGCTCGGCACGGGCTCGATACTCCACGGAGTCTTCGAAGGCTTCGAGGTCACCGCGTACTCCGAGAAAAGGGAGCACGCCCAGCCGGAGCTTAACGCCGAGGTACGCTTAAAGCCCGTGGGGCCCCTCTACCTCTTCGACTCGAGGAGCGAGGAGCTACTCAGGGTTGTGCGGAGCTACAGGGTCGAGTAG
- the pyrE gene encoding orotate phosphoribosyltransferase, producing MIEEILWEIGAVKTGEFRLTSGKVSNVYIDLRKLPSHPQAFRRVVEALAAVARTIEFDAVCGIAVGGLPIATALAYTLGKPLIYARREKKAHGTMKQLEGDYARGMKVLLVDDVATTGGTLLDIARLLKSEGLEVVEALVVVDREEGASEALRSEGLRLRSLTTLKKVLSARA from the coding sequence GTGATAGAGGAGATACTCTGGGAGATAGGGGCTGTCAAGACCGGGGAGTTCAGGCTGACCTCCGGGAAGGTTAGCAACGTGTACATCGACCTCAGGAAGCTCCCGTCGCACCCCCAGGCCTTCAGGAGGGTTGTCGAGGCCCTCGCCGCGGTAGCCAGAACCATCGAGTTCGACGCCGTCTGCGGGATAGCGGTGGGAGGCCTACCCATAGCCACTGCCCTCGCGTACACGCTGGGCAAGCCCTTGATCTACGCTAGGCGCGAGAAGAAGGCCCACGGCACCATGAAGCAACTGGAGGGTGACTACGCGAGGGGTATGAAGGTGCTGCTAGTAGACGACGTAGCGACGACAGGGGGGACGCTTCTCGACATAGCAAGGCTCCTGAAGTCCGAGGGCTTAGAGGTGGTGGAGGCTCTCGTCGTGGTCGATAGGGAGGAGGGGGCATCCGAGGCCTTGAGGAGCGAGGGACTGAGGCTGAGGAGCCTCACGACGCTCAAGAAGGTCCTCTCGGCTCGCGCGTAG
- a CDS encoding carbohydrate ABC transporter permease codes for MRRAPLKKRIVLLLSYLVMSVLAAIYLMPFIRSAVASFMTWSQASAFPPEWVPNPFTLENYAKLFRLSLFPRWVLNTALVSGLVVAANIVTSATAGYAFAFLRFPGKNKIFSALLALLMVPPFITLIPNYILVVKMGLIDNLFGLAFLGSASVSGIFLMRQYYLSLGRELFEAARLDGAGPLRAFVYVALPLSKPALGALAIYQFLGAWNSFLGPLVFLRSPENYTLPVGLNFAFSRSMWTEYTPIIAGSLLASLPTIILYVLLNKYMIRGVVVSAKKG; via the coding sequence ATGCGGAGAGCTCCGCTGAAGAAGAGGATAGTGCTACTCCTCTCGTACCTCGTTATGAGCGTGCTCGCAGCCATCTACCTCATGCCCTTCATCAGGTCGGCTGTAGCCTCGTTCATGACGTGGTCCCAGGCATCGGCGTTCCCGCCCGAGTGGGTTCCGAACCCATTCACGCTGGAGAACTACGCGAAGCTCTTCAGGCTAAGCCTGTTCCCTAGGTGGGTCCTCAACACAGCGCTCGTAAGCGGGCTCGTCGTAGCCGCCAACATCGTGACCTCCGCTACGGCGGGCTACGCATTCGCGTTTCTCAGATTCCCCGGAAAAAACAAGATCTTCAGCGCGCTTCTAGCGCTCCTCATGGTACCCCCGTTCATCACGCTGATACCGAACTACATACTCGTAGTGAAGATGGGGCTGATAGACAACCTCTTCGGCTTAGCCTTCCTGGGCTCTGCGAGCGTCTCGGGGATATTCCTCATGAGGCAGTACTACCTCTCCCTGGGACGGGAGCTCTTCGAGGCGGCTAGGCTCGACGGCGCAGGACCTCTCAGAGCATTCGTCTACGTAGCCCTCCCCCTCTCCAAGCCAGCGCTCGGTGCGCTGGCCATATACCAGTTCCTGGGCGCCTGGAACTCCTTCCTCGGGCCGCTCGTCTTCCTCAGAAGCCCCGAAAACTACACGCTACCCGTGGGGCTGAACTTCGCCTTCAGCAGGAGCATGTGGACCGAGTACACGCCGATCATAGCCGGTAGCCTTCTAGCCTCCCTGCCCACGATAATCCTCTACGTCTTGCTCAACAAGTACATGATTAGGGGCGTAGTTGTGTCGGCGAAGAAAGGGTGA
- a CDS encoding ABC transporter substrate-binding protein — protein MSEQKTQQKGLSKTLLAVVLAAVVLLAVAAILLWPKPTAAPSKVAVIRFAGWSAGETEMKNYQKIIEDFQKANPDIIVKYEVITQMFSENILASYAAGAAPDIFYVDSAWAPTFISKGALYPIGDKLPKDFIDQFYPFLLEPFKGPDGKIYGLPKDWSVLSLFYNKKLFAQAGVPEPTADWTWDDLFNAAKTIYQKTGKPGLVVHAELNRWVPFLVSNGAPPPRFDSAADAAYFDKPEVRNAISKMIAKIQEGRKEGYIVLPSDVNAGWNGEAFGKQLAAMTIEGSWMIPYLADQFPNFKYGSDWDLAMLPKGPAGRASMAYTVALGVNSKTENLDAALKFLQYVEGIEGQKLLVVKMGHTLPSIKALANDPDLWPSHAKELSFVNKYDRVALFFYGPKTGQIEGSINQIIQSAVRGEITIDEALRLMKDKVAEAFKS, from the coding sequence ATGAGCGAGCAAAAAACCCAGCAAAAGGGTTTAAGTAAGACACTGCTCGCAGTAGTTCTCGCCGCCGTAGTTCTCCTAGCAGTAGCCGCCATACTCCTCTGGCCTAAACCAACCGCCGCGCCGTCCAAGGTAGCCGTGATAAGGTTCGCCGGGTGGAGCGCCGGAGAAACAGAGATGAAGAACTACCAGAAGATAATCGAGGACTTCCAAAAGGCTAACCCGGATATAATCGTCAAGTACGAGGTAATAACCCAGATGTTCTCCGAGAACATTCTAGCAAGCTACGCGGCCGGCGCCGCTCCCGACATATTCTACGTTGACTCTGCGTGGGCGCCCACGTTCATCAGTAAGGGCGCTCTCTACCCCATAGGCGACAAGCTACCCAAGGACTTCATCGACCAGTTCTACCCGTTCCTCCTCGAACCGTTCAAGGGGCCTGACGGGAAGATCTACGGATTACCGAAGGACTGGTCCGTGCTCTCGCTGTTCTACAACAAGAAGTTGTTCGCCCAGGCAGGAGTACCCGAGCCCACCGCCGACTGGACCTGGGACGACCTCTTCAACGCCGCTAAGACCATCTACCAGAAGACCGGTAAGCCCGGGCTAGTCGTACACGCAGAGCTCAACAGGTGGGTACCCTTCCTCGTCTCCAACGGTGCTCCCCCACCGCGCTTCGACTCGGCGGCCGACGCCGCCTACTTCGACAAGCCCGAGGTTAGGAACGCGATTTCGAAGATGATAGCCAAGATACAGGAGGGGCGTAAAGAGGGCTACATAGTCCTGCCCTCGGACGTGAACGCCGGCTGGAACGGGGAGGCCTTCGGCAAGCAGCTCGCCGCGATGACTATCGAGGGTAGCTGGATGATACCCTACCTCGCGGACCAGTTCCCCAACTTCAAGTACGGCTCCGACTGGGACCTCGCGATGCTACCTAAGGGTCCCGCCGGCAGGGCAAGCATGGCTTACACCGTGGCGCTCGGAGTGAACTCCAAGACCGAGAACCTGGACGCGGCGCTGAAGTTCCTGCAGTACGTTGAAGGCATTGAAGGGCAGAAGCTACTAGTGGTGAAGATGGGTCATACCCTCCCGTCCATAAAGGCGCTAGCAAACGACCCAGACCTCTGGCCCTCTCACGCTAAGGAGCTATCGTTCGTGAACAAGTACGACCGCGTGGCGCTCTTCTTCTACGGCCCGAAGACAGGACAGATAGAGGGAAGCATAAACCAGATCATCCAGTCTGCGGTCAGGGGGGAGATAACGATAGACGAAGCGCTAAGGCTGATGAAAGACAAGGTTGCAGAAGCCTTTAAATCCTAG
- a CDS encoding orotidine 5'-phosphate decarboxylase → MRDLLGLAERKKSRLILALDFVSGDPAVFADRLLAALEPLVVGVKVGLPLALRMGFRGVCELVERYGSGYYFLADFKLADIPDVVREELALLSEAGFDGSIVHLFPMGLEEALSGVRGHDVFGLVAMSHAGSRLLDEHFEDLLRYASRLGIRGVVAPATKPGLVARARAFLPEDYLILSPGVGAQGAEPGSALRHGATFEIVGRSITASEDYYGAAERVVESQRRVIGE, encoded by the coding sequence ATGAGGGACTTGTTGGGGCTTGCGGAGCGGAAGAAGTCGCGCTTAATACTAGCGCTGGACTTCGTTTCCGGCGACCCCGCGGTGTTCGCCGATAGGCTTCTGGCGGCGCTGGAGCCGCTTGTCGTCGGTGTCAAGGTGGGCCTCCCCTTAGCCTTGAGGATGGGTTTCAGGGGTGTCTGCGAGCTCGTCGAGAGGTACGGGTCTGGGTACTACTTCCTCGCGGACTTCAAGCTTGCCGATATACCGGACGTGGTGAGGGAGGAGTTGGCGCTACTCTCGGAGGCCGGGTTCGACGGCTCCATAGTTCACCTCTTCCCCATGGGGCTCGAGGAGGCTTTGAGCGGGGTTCGCGGGCACGACGTGTTCGGGCTTGTCGCCATGAGCCACGCGGGTTCCAGGTTGCTCGACGAGCACTTCGAGGACTTGTTGCGCTACGCCTCGAGGCTGGGGATTAGGGGCGTCGTCGCCCCCGCGACGAAGCCGGGGCTGGTGGCGCGGGCGAGGGCTTTCCTGCCGGAGGACTACCTGATACTCTCGCCGGGGGTGGGCGCGCAGGGGGCGGAGCCGGGTAGCGCGCTCAGGCACGGCGCTACCTTCGAGATAGTTGGACGCTCGATAACGGCGTCCGAGGACTACTACGGCGCGGCGGAGAGGGTAGTGGAGTCGCAGAGGAGGGTGATCGGGGAGTGA